In the genome of Scyliorhinus torazame isolate Kashiwa2021f chromosome 27, sScyTor2.1, whole genome shotgun sequence, one region contains:
- the LOC140403392 gene encoding sialic acid-binding Ig-like lectin 12: protein MSVTNLYSTGKIGCNAQLTTDVSGVLNGDVIITCKYAESIQTTTLTPKVKVTTEISIVRVAEQHYLQWLHYKHVRKNAQVILDTRIVHRCPPPSRYSSSMGSLHTAQLHIKGLLVSDAGFYFCSTVGNKLKREPDVSQLVIKAVSISETSFLTSPLEANKPTILVLNVIRFYPKKIEVDWQMGKKQLQGNPVLLANPHCDGTFSATSMIAFVPQAGDHDRTIICHITHESAKVRKTLKLRVSYAPLPLTVQPQEDIVKMEGDLLELRCISKSNPISKMSWILNGKVLLAKATTHLRIRVENVSLSDQGNYSCSAENSQGTRTSSVAVNVIGSVQPGATDEHTGLAAGISISVVLLLTIVTSIATYAFVRKRRMAGRQAEEPMYVVPSQPTVDVYETLKVADSQKPSTQKVHDVIYANTEQIRKL from the exons ATGTCCGTCACCAACCTTTATTCCACAG GGAAAATTGGTTGCAATGCTCAACTTACAACGGACGTTTCAGGTGTGCTAAATGGAGATGTGATAATCACCTGTAAGTATGCAGAGTCCATCCAGACAACGACATTGACACCCAAAGTGAAAGTGACCACAGAAATCTCCATTGTAAGGGTGGCTGAGCAACATTATCTGCAATGGTTACATTATAAACATGTCCGTAAAAATGCCCAGGTCATATTGGACACCAGAATCGTACACCGATGTCCTCCCCCTTCACGTTATTCAAGTTCGATGGGCTCCCTTCACACTGCCCAACTCCACATCAAAGGATTACTCGTGTCAGATGCTGGATTCTATTTCTGCTCCACAGTTGGCAATAAGCTTAAAAGGGAGCCTGATGTATCACAGCTGGTTATCAAAG CTGTATCAATTTCTGAGACTTCATTCCTAACATCCCCGTTGGAGGCGAACAAGCCGACGATTCTGGTCTTAAATGTGATCAGATTTTATCCAAAGAAGATTGAGGTGGATTGGCAGATGGGTAAGAAACAGCTGCAAGGAAACCCTGTGTTATTGGCTAACCCTCATTGTGATGGAACCTTCAGTGCTACGTCTATGATTGCATTTGTACCACAAGCAGGCGACCACGATAGAACAATTATTTGCCACATCACTCATGAATCTGCAAAAGTACGGAAGACTCTAAAGCTCCGGGTTTCAT ACGCTCCTCTACCTCTCACGGTGCAACCGCAGGAAGATATTGTGAAGATGGAAGGCGACCTGCTCGAGCTGCGATGTATATCCAAAAGCAACCCTATTTCTAAAATGTCTTGGATCCTCAATGGAAAGGTTTTGCTGGCCAAGGCAACAACTCATTTGAGGATCAGAGTGGAGAACGTGTCACTCAGTGACCAAGGGAATTACAGCTGTTCTGCAGAGAACAGTCAGGGAACAAGAACGTCATCGGTGGCGGTCAATGTGATTGGCAGCGTGCAACCCG GTGCGACTGATGAACACACGGGGCTCGCCGCTGGCATCAGCATCAGTGTTGTGCTTCTCCTGACCATTGTGACATCCATTGCCACGTACGCT TTCGTAAGAAAGCGCAGAATGGCAGGGCGGCAGGCGGAAGAACCGATGTACGTG GTGCCGTCGCAACCAACTGTTGACGTTTATGAGACTCTGAAAGTGGCTGATTCCCAGAAGCCCAGCACCCAGAAG GTGCATGATGTCATTTATGCAAACACTGAGCAAATCAGGAAGCTTTAA